One Allostreptomyces psammosilenae DNA segment encodes these proteins:
- a CDS encoding DegT/DnrJ/EryC1/StrS family aminotransferase, which translates to MTRQDIPVGGPHSPADRNLARRAARRVARRGDRRADRRPREVPVARPLLGEEEIAAAVRVLRSGRVVQGPEVAAFEEEFADLVDGRICVAVNSGTSGLHLALLALGIGPGDEVIVPSFTFAATANAVRLAGATPVFADIEPDSYCLDPRAVASAIGPATAAIMPVHLYGHPAPMDGLVRLARRHGLAVVEDAAQAHAAALGGRPVGTFGDAAVFSLYPTKNMHSLEGGMVVVPDGAVARTLRLLRNQGMERRYDNEIVGFNVRMTDVAAAIGREQLRKLPMWTDRRRAHARTLDAGLRGVVVPTVADGAAHVYHQYTVRVVGDGRSGRDAFQRALARRGVGSAVYYPIPVHRLPSFRHPAGRPPADLPETDRAADEVLSLPVHPSLDPADLAHVLAAVNAIGAAR; encoded by the coding sequence ATGACCCGCCAGGACATCCCCGTGGGCGGCCCCCACTCGCCGGCCGACCGGAACCTCGCCCGGCGTGCCGCCCGGCGGGTCGCCCGCCGGGGCGACCGCCGCGCCGACCGCCGGCCGCGGGAGGTGCCGGTCGCCCGGCCCCTGCTCGGGGAGGAGGAGATAGCGGCGGCGGTGCGGGTGCTGCGCAGCGGCCGGGTCGTCCAGGGCCCGGAGGTCGCCGCGTTCGAGGAGGAGTTCGCGGACCTGGTGGACGGCCGGATCTGCGTCGCGGTCAACTCCGGCACCTCCGGGCTGCACCTGGCGCTGCTGGCGCTGGGCATCGGGCCCGGTGACGAGGTGATCGTGCCCTCCTTCACCTTCGCCGCCACCGCCAACGCCGTCCGGCTGGCCGGCGCCACCCCCGTCTTCGCCGACATCGAACCCGACAGCTACTGCCTGGACCCGCGCGCGGTGGCCTCCGCCATAGGACCGGCCACCGCCGCCATCATGCCCGTCCACCTGTACGGTCACCCGGCCCCGATGGACGGCCTGGTCCGGCTGGCCCGGCGGCACGGGCTCGCCGTCGTCGAGGACGCCGCCCAGGCGCACGCCGCCGCCCTCGGTGGTCGCCCGGTCGGCACCTTCGGCGACGCCGCGGTCTTCAGCCTGTACCCGACCAAGAACATGCACTCCCTGGAGGGCGGCATGGTGGTCGTCCCCGACGGGGCGGTCGCCCGCACCCTGCGGCTGCTGCGCAACCAGGGCATGGAACGCCGCTACGACAACGAGATCGTCGGCTTCAACGTGCGGATGACCGACGTGGCCGCCGCCATCGGCCGGGAGCAGCTGCGCAAGCTCCCGATGTGGACGGACCGGCGGCGGGCGCACGCCAGGACGCTGGACGCGGGGCTGCGGGGCGTCGTGGTGCCGACGGTGGCCGACGGCGCCGCGCACGTGTACCACCAGTACACCGTTCGGGTGGTCGGCGACGGGCGCTCCGGCCGGGACGCCTTCCAGCGGGCGCTGGCCCGCCGGGGCGTCGGCAGCGCCGTCTACTACCCGATACCGGTGCACCGCCTGCCGTCCTTCCGCCATCCCGCGGGCCGGCCCCCGGCCGACCTTCCCGAGACCGACCGGGCCGCCGACGAGGTGCTGTCGCTGCCCGTCCACCCGTCGCTCGACCCGGCGGACCTGGCGCACGTCCTCGCCGCCGTCAACGCAATTGGAGCTGCGCGATGA
- a CDS encoding Gfo/Idh/MocA family protein, producing the protein MTTASAGRRRLRAGLIGLGAMGRNHARILSCLDGVELAAVVDPAGDPHGAARGVPVLASLEELFRHGVDYAVVACPTHLHEEVGIQLAAAGVPALIEKPLAHHGEAARRLVDAFEAALLPGAVGHVERFNPALRALRDRLAGGELGEVFQVVTRRQGPFPHRIADVGVVKDLATHDIDLTTWVTGQEYGAVAARTVHKSGRPHEDMVAVVGQLTDGSIANHLVNWLSPLKERVTVVTGERGCLIADTLTADLTFHANGSVPTQWEALKTFRGVSEGDMVRYALAKREPLLAEHEAFRDTVLGRETDVVTLRQGLRTVLVAEAVLRSARAGGPVPPVLVS; encoded by the coding sequence ATGACCACCGCATCCGCCGGCCGCCGCCGGCTGCGCGCCGGGCTGATCGGCCTCGGCGCCATGGGGCGCAACCACGCCCGGATCCTGTCCTGCCTCGACGGCGTGGAGCTGGCGGCCGTCGTGGATCCGGCCGGCGACCCGCACGGCGCGGCCCGCGGCGTTCCCGTCCTGGCCAGCCTGGAGGAGCTGTTCCGCCACGGCGTGGACTACGCCGTCGTGGCCTGCCCCACCCACCTGCACGAGGAGGTCGGCATCCAGCTGGCCGCGGCCGGGGTGCCCGCGCTGATCGAGAAGCCGCTGGCCCACCACGGCGAGGCCGCCCGCCGCCTGGTGGACGCCTTCGAGGCCGCCCTGCTCCCGGGGGCGGTGGGGCACGTGGAGCGGTTCAACCCGGCACTGCGGGCGTTGCGGGACCGCCTTGCCGGCGGCGAGCTCGGCGAGGTGTTCCAGGTGGTGACCCGCCGCCAGGGGCCCTTCCCGCACCGGATCGCCGACGTGGGCGTGGTCAAGGACCTCGCCACCCACGACATCGACCTGACGACCTGGGTGACCGGACAGGAGTACGGGGCGGTGGCCGCCCGCACCGTGCACAAGAGCGGGCGGCCGCACGAGGACATGGTGGCCGTGGTGGGTCAGCTGACCGACGGCTCCATCGCCAACCACCTGGTCAACTGGCTGTCACCGCTGAAGGAGCGGGTCACCGTGGTCACCGGGGAGCGCGGCTGCCTGATCGCCGACACCCTCACCGCCGACCTCACCTTCCACGCCAACGGCTCGGTGCCCACCCAGTGGGAGGCGCTGAAGACGTTCCGCGGCGTCTCGGAGGGTGACATGGTGCGCTACGCCCTGGCCAAACGCGAACCGCTGCTGGCCGAGCACGAGGCCTTCCGCGACACCGTGCTCGGCCGGGAGACGGACGTGGTGACGCTGCGCCAGGGGCTGCGGACGGTCCTGGTCGCCGAGGCGGTGCTGCGGTCCGCGCGCGCCGGCGGACCGGTGCCTCCGGTGCTGGTCTCCTGA
- the wecB gene encoding non-hydrolyzing UDP-N-acetylglucosamine 2-epimerase — MAGMTAPGGTAPDGSAPHGGAPGGAPPTAPPPVVLSVVGARPQLVKLAPVAAALERAGLRHVVVHTGQHYDPDLSEVFFSGLRIPEPLVRLGVGSGSHGEQTGRMLAALDPVLAEHRPDWVLVYGDTNSTLAGALAAAKQQLPVAHLEAGLRSFNRRMPEEHNRVLTDHAADLLLAPTEEAMARLRTEGLGARAVLVGDVMADVCLRVREEVRRGAVPPPPLPAPPPTSGGGVPEAGPGTRLGAADGSPRYLVATVHRAENTDDPARLEALLDALARLPVPVLLPAHPRLLDRVRRAGGRLERGAIRVCRPLPYAQMVAAVLGSAGVVTDSGGLQKEARWLGRPCTTLRAETEWPETLRDGWNVLVPAPWRLGAAEWEGTVLRPAPALPRGDGDGVADGLTDGLADGRAADRVAAALVAHAPEPA, encoded by the coding sequence ATGGCCGGCATGACCGCGCCCGGCGGGACCGCGCCGGACGGAAGCGCGCCGCACGGAGGCGCGCCCGGCGGAGCACCGCCGACGGCGCCACCGCCGGTGGTGCTCAGCGTGGTGGGGGCCCGGCCGCAGCTGGTGAAGCTGGCGCCGGTGGCCGCGGCCCTGGAGCGCGCGGGGCTGCGGCACGTCGTGGTGCACACCGGCCAGCACTACGACCCGGACCTGTCGGAGGTGTTCTTCTCCGGGCTGCGCATCCCGGAGCCGCTGGTGCGGCTCGGCGTCGGCTCGGGCAGCCACGGGGAGCAGACCGGCCGGATGCTGGCCGCGCTGGACCCGGTGCTGGCCGAGCACCGCCCCGACTGGGTGCTGGTCTACGGGGACACCAACTCCACCCTGGCCGGGGCGCTGGCGGCGGCCAAGCAGCAACTGCCGGTGGCGCACCTGGAGGCCGGGCTGCGCTCCTTCAACCGGCGGATGCCGGAGGAGCACAACCGGGTGCTCACCGACCACGCCGCCGACCTGCTGCTGGCGCCCACCGAGGAGGCCATGGCCCGGCTGCGCACGGAGGGGCTCGGCGCTCGGGCGGTACTGGTGGGGGACGTGATGGCCGACGTCTGCCTGCGGGTGCGCGAGGAGGTGCGGCGCGGGGCCGTGCCGCCGCCCCCGCTGCCGGCTCCCCCGCCGACGTCCGGCGGGGGCGTGCCCGAGGCCGGCCCCGGCACCCGCCTCGGTGCCGCCGACGGATCGCCCCGGTACCTGGTGGCCACCGTGCACCGGGCGGAGAACACCGACGACCCGGCCCGGCTGGAGGCGCTGCTGGACGCGCTGGCGCGGCTGCCGGTGCCGGTGCTGCTGCCCGCCCACCCGCGGCTGCTGGACCGGGTGCGGCGGGCCGGTGGGCGGCTGGAGCGGGGAGCCATCCGGGTGTGCCGCCCGCTGCCGTACGCCCAAATGGTCGCGGCCGTGCTGGGATCGGCGGGCGTGGTCACCGACTCGGGCGGGCTGCAGAAGGAGGCCCGCTGGCTGGGCCGCCCCTGCACCACGCTGCGGGCGGAGACGGAGTGGCCGGAGACGCTGCGGGACGGCTGGAACGTGCTGGTGCCGGCGCCCTGGCGACTCGGCGCGGCCGAGTGGGAGGGCACCGTCCTGCGACCTGCCCCGGCCCTCCCCCGGGGCGACGGCGACGGTGTGGCGGACGGACTCACGGACGGACTCGCGGACGGCCGGGCGGCGGACCGGGTCGCCGCGGCCCTGGTCGCCCACGCCCCGGAGCCCGCCTAG
- a CDS encoding nucleotide sugar dehydrogenase has product MDICVVALGKIGLPLAVQFASKGHRVVGCDVSARVVECVNGGVEPFPGEADLDVRLKQVVAAGRLTATTDTPGAVARSEAVVVVVPLFVDEAGLPDFDWMDGATASIASGLRPGTLVSYETTLPVGTTRRRWAPMLAEGSGLAPGRDFALVFSPERVFSGRVFADLRRYPKLVGGIDEVSARRGAEFYAQVLDFDERPDLPRPNGVWNLGSTEAAELAKLAETTYRDVNIALANQFARYADSVDVDVEEVIEACNTQPYSHIHRPGIAVGGHCIPVYPRMYLWNDPDATVVRAARQANEDMPAYAVRRLADAYRPFGGLEGATVVVLGAAYRGGVKETAFSGVFPTVAALREHGARPVVSDPLYRAAELAAMGLEPHRPGARVDAAVVQADHGEYRVLSAADLPGVKVLVDGRRITDPARWPGVRRILLGG; this is encoded by the coding sequence GTGGACATCTGCGTCGTCGCCCTCGGCAAGATCGGCCTGCCGCTCGCCGTCCAGTTCGCCTCCAAGGGGCACCGGGTCGTCGGCTGCGACGTGTCCGCCCGCGTCGTGGAGTGCGTCAACGGCGGCGTCGAGCCGTTCCCCGGGGAGGCCGATCTGGACGTGCGGCTCAAGCAGGTGGTGGCCGCCGGCCGGCTCACCGCCACCACCGACACCCCGGGAGCGGTGGCCCGCAGCGAGGCGGTGGTCGTGGTGGTGCCGCTCTTCGTCGACGAGGCCGGCCTGCCGGACTTCGACTGGATGGACGGGGCGACGGCGTCGATCGCCTCCGGCCTGCGCCCCGGCACCCTGGTCAGCTACGAGACCACGCTGCCGGTCGGCACCACCCGGCGCCGCTGGGCGCCGATGCTGGCCGAGGGCTCGGGGCTGGCGCCCGGACGGGACTTCGCCCTCGTCTTCAGCCCGGAGCGGGTGTTCAGCGGGCGGGTCTTCGCCGACCTGCGCCGCTACCCCAAGCTGGTCGGCGGCATCGACGAGGTCTCCGCGCGGCGCGGCGCGGAGTTCTACGCCCAGGTGCTCGACTTCGACGAGCGTCCCGACCTCCCCCGGCCCAACGGGGTCTGGAACCTCGGCTCGACGGAGGCCGCCGAGCTGGCCAAGCTGGCCGAGACCACCTACCGGGACGTCAACATCGCGCTCGCCAACCAGTTCGCCCGGTACGCCGATTCGGTGGACGTGGACGTGGAGGAGGTCATCGAGGCCTGCAACACCCAGCCCTACAGCCACATCCACCGGCCGGGGATCGCGGTCGGCGGGCACTGCATCCCGGTCTACCCGCGGATGTACCTGTGGAACGACCCGGACGCGACGGTCGTCCGGGCGGCCCGGCAGGCGAACGAGGACATGCCGGCCTACGCGGTGCGCCGGCTCGCCGACGCCTACCGCCCGTTCGGCGGCCTGGAGGGCGCCACGGTGGTGGTGCTCGGCGCCGCCTACCGGGGCGGGGTGAAGGAGACGGCGTTCTCCGGCGTGTTCCCCACGGTGGCCGCGCTGCGGGAGCACGGCGCCCGCCCGGTGGTGTCCGATCCGCTGTACCGGGCGGCCGAGCTGGCCGCGATGGGGCTGGAGCCGCACCGCCCGGGCGCGCGGGTGGACGCCGCGGTGGTGCAGGCCGACCACGGGGAGTACCGGGTGCTGTCCGCCGCGGACCTGCCGGGGGTGAAGGTGCTGGTGGACGGCCGGCGGATCACCGACCCGGCGCGCTGGCCCGGGGTGCGGCGGATCCTGCTGGGCGGCTGA
- a CDS encoding SpoIIE family protein phosphatase, which yields MTAGTVPGTVADRDPAPRVVPLLPEQPAAAAVPGVPGGIGTVITARTRAVFEPVGRSVAAARSYVRDTLRGWAPEQVVDDAVVLTSELVTNAVVHAGTAAEVVCLRSPASVRVEVVDRHPERVVPARALTASDVDPDSEGGRGLMLCQALAASWGVEYAADRKCIWFRLDLPEQLPGTHSAGPRVEDALLPAVTAPVRVAVAQVDADCRVQRWNDDAAELSGRPAKEVIGLPFAELVAWPQTPGTGLGLVEALELSRWEGGYGLHTAGGPVIPVHAAHLRFRDDSGAPFTLCLMVQEVDRAVLTGVHRGGRPGAPAALGEAGAGTPEAVSEDLRDLGDAFSDLVATQTPEDLDGLLQRTVERARDVLDADAAFLLLATDDETELELRASTGLPPSPSRPTRIHAEPGIGRHGSARLPAVHDDLAAVPGSLPLLAGTGMRAAVTVPLKVEGRLTGTLGIASSTVGRWRNEDAMRLQYAAERVALAVESARLTDLERMRRGSLFFLVEASDLLAGTLDRDQTLALMAQMAVPTLAQWCALYTIGEHGEPALSFVLHEDEDRIDGIRALLRRIAPPEPLADPGARMWPEPAAAAREAAERLAAGAGQADPDGAPGTPAAAELAAARATAESVGGETAVVPLVARNRVIGMLVLGNPVGRRFRRELLELAEDLSRRAALGLDNARLYSERTAISQSLQRSLLPPELPTVPGVDAEVIYRAAGEGNEVGGDFYDLFRISEDRWGFAIGDVCGTGPEAAAVTGLARHALRLLSREGLSAPDVLTRLNSAILDQGPRSRFLTLLYGELLPQPDGGAELRLVCAGHPLPLRLRPDGTVEPAATPQPLLGVMDDLVLEEEVVRLDPGDVLLCVTDGVTERREGSRMLGDDGLAEVLSTAVGLTAGAVAGRVLRAVEDFAPDAPSDDMAILTLRLDT from the coding sequence ATCACGGCCGGCACCGTCCCGGGTACCGTCGCAGACCGGGACCCCGCGCCCCGGGTCGTCCCCCTGTTGCCGGAGCAGCCGGCGGCGGCAGCGGTACCAGGCGTCCCAGGAGGCATCGGCACAGTGATCACCGCGCGGACCAGGGCGGTCTTCGAACCCGTGGGCAGGTCCGTCGCCGCGGCACGTTCCTACGTCCGCGACACCCTCCGCGGCTGGGCCCCGGAGCAGGTGGTGGACGACGCCGTGGTGCTGACCAGCGAGCTGGTCACCAACGCCGTGGTGCACGCCGGCACCGCCGCCGAGGTGGTGTGCCTGCGCTCCCCCGCCTCGGTGCGGGTGGAGGTGGTCGACCGGCACCCGGAGCGGGTCGTGCCCGCCCGCGCCCTGACCGCCTCCGACGTCGACCCGGACAGCGAGGGCGGCCGCGGCCTCATGCTCTGCCAGGCGCTCGCCGCCTCCTGGGGCGTCGAGTACGCCGCCGACCGCAAGTGCATCTGGTTCCGGCTCGACCTGCCCGAGCAGCTCCCCGGCACGCACAGCGCCGGCCCCCGCGTGGAGGACGCGCTGCTGCCCGCCGTCACCGCGCCGGTGCGGGTCGCCGTGGCGCAGGTCGACGCCGACTGCCGGGTGCAGCGCTGGAACGACGACGCGGCCGAGCTCTCCGGCCGCCCGGCCAAGGAGGTCATCGGCCTGCCCTTCGCCGAGCTGGTGGCCTGGCCGCAGACCCCCGGCACCGGCCTCGGACTGGTCGAGGCGCTGGAACTGTCCCGCTGGGAGGGCGGGTACGGGCTGCACACCGCCGGCGGGCCGGTGATCCCGGTGCACGCCGCCCACCTGCGCTTCCGTGACGACTCCGGCGCCCCCTTCACCCTGTGCCTGATGGTCCAGGAGGTCGACCGGGCGGTGCTGACCGGGGTCCACCGCGGCGGGCGCCCCGGGGCACCCGCCGCGCTCGGCGAGGCCGGCGCCGGCACCCCCGAGGCCGTCTCGGAGGACCTGCGCGACCTCGGCGACGCCTTCTCCGACCTGGTCGCCACCCAGACCCCCGAGGACCTCGACGGCCTGCTGCAGCGCACGGTGGAGCGGGCCCGCGACGTCCTGGACGCCGACGCCGCGTTCCTGCTGCTGGCCACCGACGACGAGACCGAACTGGAGCTGCGCGCCAGCACCGGCCTGCCGCCCTCCCCCAGCCGCCCCACCCGCATCCACGCCGAGCCCGGCATCGGCCGTCACGGCAGCGCCCGGCTGCCCGCCGTCCACGACGACCTCGCCGCGGTGCCCGGCTCCCTGCCGCTGCTCGCCGGGACCGGCATGCGGGCCGCCGTCACCGTGCCGCTGAAGGTGGAGGGGCGGCTCACCGGCACCCTCGGCATCGCCTCCAGCACCGTCGGACGGTGGCGCAACGAGGACGCCATGCGGCTGCAGTACGCCGCCGAACGGGTCGCCCTCGCCGTGGAGAGCGCCCGCCTCACCGACCTGGAGCGGATGCGCCGCGGCTCGCTGTTCTTCCTCGTCGAGGCCTCCGACCTGCTCGCCGGGACGCTCGACCGGGACCAGACGCTGGCCCTGATGGCGCAGATGGCCGTGCCCACCCTCGCCCAGTGGTGCGCCCTGTACACCATCGGCGAGCACGGCGAGCCCGCGCTCTCCTTCGTGCTGCACGAGGACGAGGACCGGATCGACGGCATCCGCGCCCTGCTGCGGCGCATCGCGCCGCCCGAGCCGCTGGCCGACCCCGGCGCCCGGATGTGGCCCGAGCCCGCCGCGGCCGCCCGGGAGGCCGCCGAGCGGCTGGCCGCCGGCGCCGGGCAGGCCGACCCGGACGGCGCCCCCGGCACCCCGGCCGCCGCCGAGCTGGCCGCCGCCCGGGCCACCGCGGAGTCGGTGGGCGGGGAGACCGCCGTCGTGCCGCTGGTCGCCCGCAACCGGGTGATCGGCATGCTGGTGCTCGGCAACCCGGTCGGCCGCCGGTTCCGCCGCGAGCTGCTGGAACTTGCCGAGGACCTCTCCCGGCGCGCCGCCCTCGGCCTGGACAACGCCCGGCTGTACTCCGAGCGCACCGCGATCAGCCAGTCGCTCCAGCGCAGCCTGCTGCCGCCCGAGCTGCCCACCGTGCCGGGCGTGGACGCCGAGGTGATCTACCGGGCGGCCGGCGAGGGCAACGAGGTCGGCGGCGACTTCTACGACCTGTTCCGGATCTCCGAGGACCGCTGGGGCTTCGCCATCGGCGACGTCTGCGGCACCGGCCCGGAGGCCGCCGCCGTCACCGGCCTGGCCCGGCACGCCCTGCGGCTGCTCAGCCGGGAGGGGCTGTCCGCGCCCGACGTGCTCACCCGGCTGAACAGCGCGATCCTCGACCAGGGGCCGCGCAGCCGCTTCCTCACCCTGCTGTACGGCGAACTGCTGCCCCAGCCGGACGGCGGGGCGGAGCTGCGGCTGGTCTGCGCCGGGCACCCGCTGCCGCTGCGGCTGCGCCCGGACGGCACGGTGGAGCCGGCCGCCACGCCGCAGCCGCTGCTCGGCGTGATGGACGACCTGGTGCTGGAGGAGGAGGTCGTCCGGCTGGATCCGGGCGACGTGCTGCTGTGCGTGACCGACGGCGTCACCGAGCGCCGTGAGGGCAGTCGGATGCTCGGCGACGACGGCCTGGCCGAGGTGCTGTCCACGGCGGTCGGGCTGACCGCCGGGGCGGTCGCCGGCCGGGTGCTGCGGGCCGTGGAGGACTTCGCTCCGGACGCGCCCTCGGACGACATGGCGATCCTCACCCTCCGCCTGGACACCTGA